One bacterium DNA window includes the following coding sequences:
- a CDS encoding prohibitin family protein yields the protein MVKSDKGVEHLIKFGVVGFVLLMLLMTLNPFVIVGPGERGVVTRFGAVQDSIKNEGLNFKIPIIEKVILVDVKVRKRESRASAASKDLQTVSTEIALNYGLNPIMVNKLWQEIGPDFESRIVDPAIQESVKAVTARFTAEELVQKREEVKQQVEQLLDVRLKEKYLVVDAVSITDFNFSADFNAAIEAKQQAEQLALKAKRDLERIKTEAEQKVAQAQAQAEALRLQKEQVTPQLVELRKIEAQMAAIEKWNGVLPQYVGGGPVPFIDVSPHK from the coding sequence ATGGTAAAATCAGACAAAGGTGTAGAGCATTTAATTAAATTTGGCGTTGTGGGGTTTGTTCTTCTGATGCTTCTAATGACACTTAATCCATTTGTCATCGTTGGACCTGGTGAGCGTGGTGTCGTAACAAGATTTGGTGCGGTGCAAGATTCGATAAAGAATGAAGGGCTAAATTTCAAAATTCCAATAATAGAAAAGGTAATATTGGTCGATGTAAAAGTAAGGAAGCGTGAAAGTAGAGCCAGTGCCGCAAGTAAAGATTTACAAACCGTTAGCACAGAAATTGCTCTAAACTATGGGTTAAATCCGATAATGGTTAATAAATTGTGGCAAGAAATAGGACCTGATTTTGAAAGTAGAATAGTTGACCCGGCTATTCAGGAATCAGTCAAAGCAGTAACGGCAAGATTTACCGCTGAAGAACTTGTTCAGAAACGAGAAGAAGTCAAACAACAGGTAGAACAATTATTGGATGTTCGGTTAAAAGAAAAGTATTTGGTAGTAGATGCGGTTTCGATTACTGATTTTAATTTTAGCGCCGACTTTAATGCCGCCATTGAAGCAAAACAACAGGCTGAACAACTGGCTTTGAAGGCAAAACGGGATTTAGAGCGAATTAAGACTGAGGCAGAACAAAAAGTCGCTCAAGCACAAGCCCAGGCAGAAGCACTCCGACTCCAAAAAGAACAGGTTACACCTCAATTGGTAGAATTACGCAAAATAGAAGCTCAAATGGCCGCAATCGAAAAATGGAATGGCGTTTTACCTCAATATGTTGGTGGAGGACCTGTGCCCTTTATTGATGTCTCCCCTCATAAGTAG
- the purM gene encoding phosphoribosylformylglycinamidine cyclo-ligase, whose product MGITYKSAGVDINAGNELVRRIKKLPTKIRGSTWQVIGGIGGFSGLFELDFKKYKEPVLVSSCDGVGTKIKIAQKLNQHRGVGIDLVAMCVNDLVTCGAQSLFFLDYLSFGKLNLTVAQEILEGIVEGCNQADCALLGGETAEMPAVYSPDEYDLAGFAVGVVEKGNLIDGNQIAIDDAIIGIASSGLHSNGFSLVRKVFEQDMETFKDELLKPTRIYVKSILTLKESFNLKGIAHITGGGFLDNIPRILPEGTKAVIRRNSWEVPWIFNEIQNRGEIQDLEMYRTFNMGIGMVIIVSEKEFSSAMKKLDSLGEKTYLIGQIKAGNNEVEFR is encoded by the coding sequence ATGGGTATAACTTACAAATCAGCCGGGGTAGATATTAATGCGGGAAATGAATTGGTCCGTCGCATTAAAAAACTACCAACCAAAATTAGAGGTTCTACATGGCAAGTTATTGGTGGGATTGGTGGGTTTAGTGGCTTATTTGAACTTGATTTCAAAAAATATAAAGAACCAGTTTTAGTCAGTAGTTGTGATGGCGTTGGGACGAAAATCAAAATTGCTCAAAAACTAAATCAACATAGAGGTGTGGGGATTGATTTAGTGGCAATGTGTGTCAATGACCTGGTCACCTGCGGGGCACAATCTTTATTTTTCCTGGATTACTTGAGTTTTGGTAAATTAAACCTTACTGTTGCTCAAGAAATACTGGAGGGGATTGTTGAAGGCTGTAATCAAGCAGATTGTGCCTTGTTAGGCGGAGAAACTGCTGAAATGCCTGCGGTCTATTCGCCTGATGAGTATGATTTAGCTGGTTTTGCCGTCGGAGTAGTTGAGAAAGGAAATTTAATCGATGGAAACCAGATAGCTATTGACGATGCCATTATTGGTATCGCCTCCTCGGGTTTACATAGTAATGGTTTTTCATTAGTGCGGAAGGTATTTGAACAAGATATGGAAACCTTCAAAGATGAACTCCTTAAACCAACCAGGATTTATGTAAAGTCTATTTTGACACTCAAGGAAAGTTTTAACTTAAAAGGTATTGCCCATATCACGGGTGGTGGATTTTTAGATAATATCCCACGCATCCTACCTGAAGGCACAAAAGCAGTGATTAGAAGAAATTCATGGGAAGTCCCGTGGATTTTTAATGAGATTCAAAATAGAGGTGAAATTCAAGACCTGGAGATGTATCGAACATTTAATATGGGTATTGGGATGGTCATTATCGTTTCCGAAAAAGAGTTTTCCTCTGCTATGAAAAAATTAGACAGCCTGGGTGAAAAAACCTATTTAATCGGCCAGATAAAAGCGGGTAATAATGAAGTAGAATTCAGGTAA